Within Streptomyces antibioticus, the genomic segment TTGGCGAAGAGGACGGCGTCCTTCGAGGTGGAGGTGACGTGGACGGTGGCCGTCGGGGAGCCGGTGATGCGCAGGTCGTCGGTGACGGGCGCGGACTCGAAGGCGGCGAACTGGCCGGGGAAGTCGAGGGAGACGCCGACGCCCAGGGAGGAGAGCTGGGAGAGTCCGCCGCCGCCGAGGCCGGGCAGGGCGGAGACGGCGGGCGGGGCGGCGCCGGCCGGGTTGGCGAAGGACTGCTCGCGTCCGGTGAGCGCGATCGGACGGGGGTCGCCGGTCAGACCGGGGTAGCGGTCGGCGCTCGCGCCCCTGAGCAGGGCTGCGCCGTCGGTGGAGTCGACGCCTCCGGTGCGCGAGACACGGAAGGCGGGGCCGGTGTCGGCGGACTTCTCGCCCTTGAGATAGCGGTCGAACCAGGAGGTGACCCGGGCCTGGACCCGGTCGCCCTCCAGGTCGCCGCCGTCATGGCCGCCCGCGATCCAGTCGACGTCGACCGGTGCGCCGTTGGCGCGGATCGCCCGTGCGGCGGCGTCGGCCTGGGCGAGGGTGAAGAGGGAGTCGGTCTGGCCCTGCACGAGGAGGGTGGGGACCTTGATGCGGTCGGCGACGGCGGACGGCGAGCGTTCCTCCAGCAGGGCGCGGGCGGCGGGGTCGGGGGTGCCGGACTCGGCGACCCGCTCGTACATCGCGCACAGCGTGGGCTCGAACTCGGCGCAGCCGCCGGCGGTGTTGACGAAGATGCCGGCCCACAGCTTCTTGAACACGCCGTCGGGGAACAGGGCGTCGGCCAGGTTCCAGTAGGTGATGGCGGGGGCGATGGCGTCGACCCGGTCGTCGTACCCGGCGGCGAGGAGGGAGACCGCGCCGCCGTAGGAGACGCCGGCGACGCCGACGCGCGGGTCGCCCGCGCCGTCCAGCCGCACCTCGGGCCGTCCGGCCAGCCAGTCGATCAGCCTGGAGACGTCGGCGACCTCGGCCTTCGGGTCGTTCAGCCCGATCTTCCCGGTGGACTCGCCGAAGCCGCGCGCGGACCAGGTCAGGACCGCGTAGCCGTCGCGGGCGAGGTCCTCGGCCTGCCGGCGGACGTCGTCCTTGCTGCCGCCGAAGCCGTGGCCGAGCAGGACGGCGGGGCGGCGGCCGGAGGGGCCCGCGGTGAAGTAGGAGGTGTCCAGGCGGACCCCGTCCACCGTCGTCACCCGGTCGGCGCGGCGCACCGGGGTGGGGCCGTCGTCGGAGGCGACGGCCGTCCACGTACCGGCGCCGGCGAGGACGGCGACGGCGGCCACGGCGGCGAGGAGCCGCCGCGGCCGCCGTGGTCCCCGGAGGCCGGGCAGTCGAAGATCCATGGTTCAACGGTACGGGGTCGACCTGTCGGGAAGGTGTCGACCGCAGGCCGAACTCCGTGCCCTCCCCGGGGTGTACACGGACCCGGAGGCGTACCGCGGACGCGGTACGTCAGACCCGGGTGTCCTCCGGGACGGTCACCAGCCAGCGGGTGGCGCGGCGCGGGCGGAGGTAGCAGACCCAGTAGAGGGTGGCGACGGCGGTGATGCCGCCGGTCCACAGCAGGTAGCCGGTCTCCTGCTGGGTGAGGATGTAGCCGAGGACGACGATCAGCAGGACCGGGACGGCCGGCCAGAGCGGCATCCGCCAGGCGGGCACGTGCCGGTGGGAGCCGCGCCGGGCGAGCAGGGCGGCGACGGCGACCAGGAGGTACATGCCGGTGACCGAGACGCCGGTGACGCCGTACAGGGTGTCGAGGTTGACGAAGCACAGGGCCGCGCCGGGGATGCCGACGGCGAGGGTGGCGACCCAGGGGGAGCCGAAGCGGCCGAGCCTGGCGAAGACGTTGTTGACCGGCTCCGGCCACGCCTTGTCGCGGGCGGAGGCGAACAGGACACGGGAGTTCTGGATGACCATGACGATGCCCGCGTTGATGATCGCGAGGGCCACGCAGAGGCTGACGAAGGTGCCGACGGCGGAGCTGGACCAGGCGGTGACCATGGCGCCGATGTCGCCGCCGGTGAGTTCGGCGACGTCGGAGGCGCCGAAGGTGATGGCGACGACCGGCACCAGGATGATCACCGAGGAGATGGCGAGGGTGGCGAGGACCGTGCGGGCGACGTTGCGGCGCGGGTGCTCCAGCTCCTCGGAGAGGTAGACGGCGGTCGAGAAGCCCTGGGTGATGAAGAGGGCGATGGCGAGTCCGGAGACGACCAGCGCGGCGGTGACGGTGTCGGTGTGGCCGTCGCCGCCGGCCGCCTGCATCGACAGCAGGCTGCCGGGGCCGCGCTGTCCGTGGGCGAAGCCGAGGAGGGCCACGACGGCCGCGGCGATGACCTCCAGGACCAGGAAGACGCCGGTGATCCAGGCGTTGGCGCGCAGGTCGAGCAGGCCCGCGAGGGTGGCGAGCAGCATCACGCCGGCGCCCGCCACGGACGGGTCGAGGTGGACGATCGGGGCCAGGTAGTCGGCCGTGCCCATCGCGATCACCGGCGGGACGATCATGACGACCAGCAGGGAGAGGACGAACACCAGCCAGCCCGCCAGCCGTCCGGCCATCGTCGAGACCATGGCGTACTCGCCGCCCGCGCTGGGGACGAGGGTGCCCAGCTCCGAGTAGCAGAACGCCACGGCGACACAGAGCAGGGAGCCGATCGCGATGGTGAGGGCGGTCGCGGTGCCCAGCGAGCCGAACAGGTCGGGCACGACGACGAAGAGGGTGGAGGCGGGGGTCACGCAGGACAGGGTGAGGAGGGTGCCGCCGACGACTCCGATGGAGCGCTTGAGCTGCCGGGGGCCGGCGGTCGCGCTGTCGGTCGCGCCGGTCGCCCGGGGGAGGGCGGTCTCGGCCGGGCGGAGCGTGTCGGTCATGCGGCGGGTTCCGATCGACTCGGGCGGGTGCCTCCGGCGGTTGGGGCGATGCCGCATGGAACCCCGACGAAAACCAGTGCGTCAATAGGTGATTGACTACGGAATCCGCAGCCGCGAGGCGCCTGGACCGCTGAAAACGCGGCAACGGTGCCCGCCGGTACCGGCCCCCGCCGACCTACGGGAACCGCAGTGCGCACCGCATAAAAAACGGGGCCGTCCGCAATGCGGACGGCCCCTCCATGGCCCGGGAACTGCCTCAGTGGTTGCGCGGGAAGCCCAGGTCCACGCCCGCGGGGGCGTCGGCCGGGTCCGGCCAGCGGGTGGTGACGACCTTGCCGCGGGTGTAGAAGTGCGTGCCGTCGTTGCCGTAGATGTGGTGGTCGCCGAAGAGCGAGTCCTTCCAGCCGCCGAAGCTGTGGTAGCCGACGGGGACCGGGATCGGGACGTTCACGCCGACCATGCCGGCCTCGATCTCCAACTGGAAGCGGCGGGCCGCGCCGCCGTCCCGGGTGAAGATCGCGGTGCCGTTGCCGAACGGCGAGCTGTTGATCAGCGCCACGCCCTCGTCGTAGGTGTCCACGCGCAGCACGCACAGCACCGGGCCGAAGATCTCGTCCTGGTACGCCTTCGCGGTGGTCGGGACCTTGTCGAGGAGCGAGATGCCGATCCAGTGGCCGTCCTCGAAGCCCTCGACCGTGTGGCCGGTGCCGTCGAGCACGACCTCCGCGCCCTCGGCGGCCGCGCCGGTGACGTAGGACGCCACCTTGTCGCGGTGGACGGCGGTGATGAGCGGGCCCATCTCCGACGTCGGGTCGTTGCCGGGACCGATCTTGATCTTCTCGGCGCGCTCGCGGATCTTCTCCACCAGTTCGTCGCCGATGGCGCCGACCGCGACGACGGCGGAGATCGCCATGCAGCGCTCGCCGGCCGAGCCGTAGGCGGCGGACACGGCGGCGTCGGCGGCCGCGTCGAGGTCCGCGTCCGGCAGCACCAGCATGTGGTTCTTGGCGCCGCCCAGGGCCTGGACGCGCTTGCCGTTCGCCGAGGCGGTGGTGTGGATGTAGCGGGCGATCGGCGTCGAGCCCACGAACGAGACGGCCTTGACGTCCGGGTGCTCCAGGAGCCGGTCCACCGCCACCTTGTCGCCGTGCACGACGTTGAGGACG encodes:
- a CDS encoding alpha/beta fold hydrolase, coding for MDLRLPGLRGPRRPRRLLAAVAAVAVLAGAGTWTAVASDDGPTPVRRADRVTTVDGVRLDTSYFTAGPSGRRPAVLLGHGFGGSKDDVRRQAEDLARDGYAVLTWSARGFGESTGKIGLNDPKAEVADVSRLIDWLAGRPEVRLDGAGDPRVGVAGVSYGGAVSLLAAGYDDRVDAIAPAITYWNLADALFPDGVFKKLWAGIFVNTAGGCAEFEPTLCAMYERVAESGTPDPAARALLEERSPSAVADRIKVPTLLVQGQTDSLFTLAQADAAARAIRANGAPVDVDWIAGGHDGGDLEGDRVQARVTSWFDRYLKGEKSADTGPAFRVSRTGGVDSTDGAALLRGASADRYPGLTGDPRPIALTGREQSFANPAGAAPPAVSALPGLGGGGLSQLSSLGVGVSLDFPGQFAAFESAPVTDDLRITGSPTATVHVTSTSKDAVLFAKVYDVGPNGSRVLPAQLVTPVRVENAEAGQDVTITLPAIDHDLDKGHRLRLVLASTDLGYASPVTPATYTVSLKGDLNVPTAPGVTTAAAPLPSWVWWLPLAGAGLALVLLVGGRRRTAGPAPDPELAEVPLQITDLAKKYAGGERYSVRDLSFRVEQGQVLGLLGPNGAGKTTTLRMLMGLITPDGGEIRVFGHAIRPGAAVLSRVGAFVEGAGFLPHLSGRENLELYWRATGRPAEDAHLDEALEIAGLGDALARAVRTYSQGMRQRLAIAQAMLGLPDLLILDEPTNGLDPPQIREMREVMIRYAAAGRTVIVSSHLLSEVEQTCTHLVVMDRGRLVQAGPVAEIVGSGDTLLVGTAVPVEEPVVEKVAALPGVTSATVTDDGLLVRLAADGSAPRLIAELVRLDVPVASVGPHRRLEDAFLTLIGGSA
- a CDS encoding APC family permease yields the protein MTDTLRPAETALPRATGATDSATAGPRQLKRSIGVVGGTLLTLSCVTPASTLFVVVPDLFGSLGTATALTIAIGSLLCVAVAFCYSELGTLVPSAGGEYAMVSTMAGRLAGWLVFVLSLLVVMIVPPVIAMGTADYLAPIVHLDPSVAGAGVMLLATLAGLLDLRANAWITGVFLVLEVIAAAVVALLGFAHGQRGPGSLLSMQAAGGDGHTDTVTAALVVSGLAIALFITQGFSTAVYLSEELEHPRRNVARTVLATLAISSVIILVPVVAITFGASDVAELTGGDIGAMVTAWSSSAVGTFVSLCVALAIINAGIVMVIQNSRVLFASARDKAWPEPVNNVFARLGRFGSPWVATLAVGIPGAALCFVNLDTLYGVTGVSVTGMYLLVAVAALLARRGSHRHVPAWRMPLWPAVPVLLIVVLGYILTQQETGYLLWTGGITAVATLYWVCYLRPRRATRWLVTVPEDTRV
- the mmsA gene encoding CoA-acylating methylmalonate-semialdehyde dehydrogenase; translated protein: MTKIVNHWIGGKTVEGASGTYGPVTDPATGAVTTKVAFATVDEVDAAVAAAKDAYATWGTSSLAKRSTILFKFRALLDAHRDEIAELITAEHGKVHSDALGEVARGLEIVDLACGITVQLKGELSTEVASRVDVASIRQPLGVVAGITPFNFPAMVPMWMFPLAIACGNTFVLKPSEKDPSASLKLAELLAEAGLPDGVLNVVHGDKVAVDRLLEHPDVKAVSFVGSTPIARYIHTTASANGKRVQALGGAKNHMLVLPDADLDAAADAAVSAAYGSAGERCMAISAVVAVGAIGDELVEKIRERAEKIKIGPGNDPTSEMGPLITAVHRDKVASYVTGAAAEGAEVVLDGTGHTVEGFEDGHWIGISLLDKVPTTAKAYQDEIFGPVLCVLRVDTYDEGVALINSSPFGNGTAIFTRDGGAARRFQLEIEAGMVGVNVPIPVPVGYHSFGGWKDSLFGDHHIYGNDGTHFYTRGKVVTTRWPDPADAPAGVDLGFPRNH